The following are encoded together in the Sparus aurata chromosome 1, fSpaAur1.1, whole genome shotgun sequence genome:
- the LOC115579061 gene encoding synaptogyrin-1-like isoform X2, with protein MEPAGAYGAGKAGSFTFDPVAFFTHPRTVLRLMSWVFSMVVFSCIINEGYINIGSERLLCVFNKNADACNYGVTVGVICFLGSIIFLIVDVYFPSISSVKDRRRAVLLDLVFSGLASFLWFVGFCFLANQWQATSPDELPLAQGSDAARATIAFCFFSILTWGYQCLLEMIRFKSISFVEDKQRLLPNSPPTFALV; from the exons ATGGAGCCAGCGGGCGCGTACGGCGCCGGGAAGGCCGGGAGCTTCACCTTCGATCCGGTCGCCTTCTTCACGCACCCCCGGACCGTCCTCAGGCTGATGTCGTGG GTTTTCTCCATGGTGGTGTTCAGCTGCATCATCAACGAGGGCTACATCAACATTGGCAGCGAGCGACTGCTCTGCGTCTTTAACAAGAACGCAGACGCCTGCAACTACGGCGTCACCGTGGGCGTGATCTGCTTCCTCGGCAGCATTATTTTCCTCATCGTGGACGTTTACTTTCCCTCCATCAGCAGCGTCAAGGACAGGAGACGCGCTGTCCTGCTGGACCTCGTCTTCTCTG GTCTTGCCAGCTTCCTGTGGTTCGTTGGATTCTGTTTCCTGGCCAATCAGTGGCAGGCTACGTCTCCTGACGAGCTGCCATTGGCCCAGGGCTCCGACGCCGCCCGTGCCACCATCgccttctgcttcttctccaTCCTTACCTGG GGTTATCAGTGTCTGCTGGAAATGATCAGATTTAAAAGCATCTCCTTCGTGGAGGACAAGCAGAGGCTCCTGCCCAACAGCCCTCCTACTTTCGCTTTAgtctaa
- the LOC115579061 gene encoding synaptogyrin-3-like isoform X1 produces the protein MEPAGAYGAGKAGSFTFDPVAFFTHPRTVLRLMSWVFSMVVFSCIINEGYINIGSERLLCVFNKNADACNYGVTVGVICFLGSIIFLIVDVYFPSISSVKDRRRAVLLDLVFSGLASFLWFVGFCFLANQWQATSPDELPLAQGSDAARATIAFCFFSILTWAVLTLSALRRFLTGSNTNLFTWQHLEPAPCNARATPYPIANGATIVTTNPYQAPPFTETLDPQKLTQQRPMAPAF, from the exons ATGGAGCCAGCGGGCGCGTACGGCGCCGGGAAGGCCGGGAGCTTCACCTTCGATCCGGTCGCCTTCTTCACGCACCCCCGGACCGTCCTCAGGCTGATGTCGTGG GTTTTCTCCATGGTGGTGTTCAGCTGCATCATCAACGAGGGCTACATCAACATTGGCAGCGAGCGACTGCTCTGCGTCTTTAACAAGAACGCAGACGCCTGCAACTACGGCGTCACCGTGGGCGTGATCTGCTTCCTCGGCAGCATTATTTTCCTCATCGTGGACGTTTACTTTCCCTCCATCAGCAGCGTCAAGGACAGGAGACGCGCTGTCCTGCTGGACCTCGTCTTCTCTG GTCTTGCCAGCTTCCTGTGGTTCGTTGGATTCTGTTTCCTGGCCAATCAGTGGCAGGCTACGTCTCCTGACGAGCTGCCATTGGCCCAGGGCTCCGACGCCGCCCGTGCCACCATCgccttctgcttcttctccaTCCTTACCTGG GCTGTTCTGACGCTGAGCGCATTGCGGCGCTTCTTAACTGGCAGCAACACAAACTTGTTCACATGGCAGCACCTGGAGCCGGCGCCCTGCAACGCCCGAGCCACGCCGTACCCCATCGCCAACGGAGCCACCATAGTGACCACCAACCCCTACCAAGCCCCGCCCTTCACTGAAACCCTGGACCCCCAGAAACTCACACAGCAGAGACCCATGGCTCCGGCCTTCtag